A single region of the Sorghum bicolor cultivar BTx623 chromosome 9, Sorghum_bicolor_NCBIv3, whole genome shotgun sequence genome encodes:
- the LOC8082983 gene encoding alpha,alpha-trehalose-phosphate synthase [UDP-forming] 1 translates to MSSDAAGGQRSISNSTRGDAAAAMPTSSPFVVGDSSGGAGSPIRVDRMVREHGRRYDIFASDAMDTDGAEPASASAGPFAVDGVQSPGRVSPANMEDAGGAAAGHAARPPLAGSRSGFRRLGLRGMKQRLLVVANRLPVSANRRGEDHWSLEISAGGLVSALLGVKDVDAKWIGWAGVNVPDEVGQRALTKALAEKRCIPVFLDEEIVHQYYNGYCNNILWPLFHYLGLPQEDRLATTRNFESQFDAYKRANQMFADVVYQHYQEGDVIWCHDYHLMFLPKCLKDHDINMKVGWFLHTPFPSSEIYRTLPSRLELLRSVLCADLVGFHTYDYARHFVSACTRILGLEGTPEGVEDQGRLTRVAAFPIGIDSDRFKRALELPAVKRHISELTQRFAGRKVMLGVDRLDMIKGIPQKILAFEKFLEENPDWNDKVVLLQIAVPTRTDVPEYQKLTSQVHEIVGRINGRFGTLTAVPIHHLDRSLDFHALCALYAVTDVALVTSLRDGMNLVSYEYVACQGSKKGVLILSEFAGAAQSLGAGAILVNPWNITEVADSIRHALTMPSDEREKRHRHNYAHVTTHTAQDWAETFVFELNDTVAEALLRTRQVPPGLPSQTAIQQYLRSKNRLLILGFNSTLTEPVESSGRRGGDQIKEMELKLHPDLKGPLRALCEDERTTVIVLSGSDRSVLDENFGEFKMWLAAEHGMFLRPTYGEWMTTMPEHLNMDWVDSVKHVFEYFTERTPRSHFEHRETSFVWNYKYADVEFGRLQARDMLQHLWTGPISNAAVDVVQGSRSVEVRSVGVTKGAAIDRILGEIVHSENMVTPIDYVLCIGHFLGKDEDIYVFFDPEYPSESKIKPEGGSASLDRRPNGRPPSNGRSNSRNPQSRTQKAQQAQAASERSSSSSHSSASSNHDWREGSSVLDLKGENYFSCAVGRKRSNARYLLSSSEEVVSFLKELATATAGFQSSCADYMFLDRQ, encoded by the exons ATGAGCTCTGACGCCGCGGGGGGACAGCGCAGCATCAGCAACTCCACGAGGggcgacgcggcggcggcgatgccAACCTCATCGCCCTTTGTCGTCGGCGACAGCAGCGGCGGCGCGGGCTCCCCGATCCGCGTCGACCGAATGGTCCGGGAGCACGGCCGCCGCTACGACATCTTCGCGTCGGACGCGATGGATACCGACGGCGCCGAGCCGGCGTCGGCTTCCGCGGGGCCCTTCGCCGTGGATGGGGTCCAGTCGCCTGGCCGTGTGTCACCCGCCAACATGGAGGATGCCGGCGGCGCGGCCGCTGGGCACGCCGCGCGACCGCCGCTCGCCGGCTCCCGCAGCGGTTTCCGCCGCCTCGGCCTCCGTGGCATGAAGCAGCGCCTCCTCGTCGTGGCCAACCGCCTCCCTGTTTCCGCCAACCGCCGCGGCGAGGACCACTGGTCGCTTGAGATCAGCGCCGGCGGCCTCGTGAGCGCCCTGCTTG GGGTGAAGGACGTCGACGCGAAATGGATTGGCTGGGCGGGCGTCAACGTTCCAGACGAGGTTGGCCAGCGAGCCCTCACCAAAGCTCTTGCCGAGAAG AGATGCATACCAGTGTTCCTGGATGAGGAGATTGTGCACCAGTACTACAATGGGTATTGCAACAACATCCTGTGGCCGCTGTTCCACTACCTAGGACTACCACAGGAGGACAGGCTGGCAACAACGAGGAACTTTGAGTCACAGTTCGACGCGTACAAGCGTGCTAACCAGATGTTTGCTGATGTCGTGTACCAGCACTACCAGGAGGGGGATGTAATCTGGTGCCATGACTACCACCTCATGTTCCTGCCCAAGTGCCTCAAGGACCATGACATCAATATGAAAGTCGGTTGGTTCCTGCACACGCCATTCCCATCATCAGAGATTTACCGAACACTGCCATCCCGCTTGGAGCTGCTTCGCTCGGTGCTGTGTGCTGATTTAGTCGG ATTTCATACTTACGACTATGCGAGGCATTTTGTGAGTGCTTGCACTAGAATACTTGGACTTGAGGGTACCCCTGAGGGTGTGGAAGATCAAGGAAGACTAACCAGGGTTGCAGCG TTTCCTATTGGGATAGACTCTGATCGTTTCAAGCGAGCATTGGAGCTTCCAGCAGTAAAAAGGCACATCAGTGAATTGACACAACGTTTTGCTGGTCGAAAG GTAATGCTTGGTGTTGATCGACTTGACATGATTAAGGGAATTCCACAAAAGATTTTGGCCTTTGAAAAGTTTCTTGAGGAAAACCCAGACTGGAACGACAAAGTTGTTCTACTGCAGATTGCTGTGCCAACAAGAACTGACGTCCCTGAGT ATCAAAAGCTAACAAGCCAAGTGCATGAAATTGTTGGGCGCATAAACGGTCGATTCGGAACGTTGACTGCTGTCCCTATTCATCATCTG GACCGATCTCTTGATTTCCATGCTTTGTGTGCTCTTTATGCAGTCACTG ATGTTGCTCTTGTAACATCACTGAGAGATGGGATGAACCTTGTGAGCTATGAGTATGTTGCATGCCAAGGGTCTAAGAAAGGAGTTTTGATACTTAGTGAG TTTGCTGGGGCAGCACAATCACTTGGAGCTGGCGCCATTCTAGTAAACCCTTGGAATATTACAGAAGTTGCAGACTCAATACGGCACGCTTTGACGATGCCATCCGATGAGAGAGAGAAACGGCACAGGCACAACTATGCTCATGTCACAACTCACACGGCTCAAGATTGGGCTGAAACTTTTGTATT TGAGCTAAATGACACGGTTGCTGAAGCACTACTGAGGACAAGACAAGTTCCTCCTGGACTTCCTAGTCAAACGGCAATCCAGCAATATTTGCGCTCTAAAAATCGTCTGCTCATATTG GGTTTCAATTCAACATTGACTGAACCAGTCGAATCCTCTGGGAGAAGGGGTGGTGACCAAATCAAGGAAATGGAACTCAAGTTGCATCCTGACTTAAAGGGTCCTCTGAGAGCCCTCTGTGAAGATGAGCGCACTACAGTTATTGTTCTTAGTGGCAGTGACAGGAGTGTTCTTGATGAA AATTTCGGAGAATTTAAAATGTGGTTGGCAGCAGAGCATGGGATGTTTTTACGCCCGACTTATGGAGAATGGATGACAACAATGCCTGAGCATCTGAACATGGATTGGGTTGACAGCGTAAAG CATGTTTTTGAATACTTTACAGAAAGAACCCCAAGATCCCATTTCGAACATCGTGAAACATCATTTGTGTGGAACTACAAGTATGCTG ATGTTGAATTTGGAAGGCTACAAGCAAGAGATATGCTGCAGCACTTGTGGACAGGTCCGATCTCAAATGCAGCTGTTGATGTTGTTCAAGGGAGTCGGTCAGTTGAAGTTCGGTCTGTTGGAGTTACAAAG GGTGCTGCAATTGATCGCATTTTAGGGGAGATAGTTCACAGCGAAAACATGGTTACTCCAATTGACTATGTCCTGTGTATAGGGCATTTCCTTGGGAAG GATGAGGATATCTATGTCTTTTTTGATCCCGAGTACCCTTCTGAATCCAAAATAAAACCAGAGGGTGGCTCAGCTTCACTTGACCGGAGGCCCAACGGAAGGCCACCATCGAACGGCAGGAGCAACTCCAGGAACCCACAGTCCAGGACACAGAAGGCGCAGCAGGCTCAGGCTGCATCCGAGAGGTCATCCTCTTCAAGCCACAGCAGCGCAAGCAGCAACCATGACTGGCGCGAAGGGTCCTCGGTCCTTGATCTCAAGGGCGAGAACTACTTCTCCTGCGCCGTTGGAAGGAAACGGTCCAACGCCCGCTACCTGCTGAGTTCGTCAGAGGAGGTTGTCTCCTTCCTCAAGGAGCTGGCAACAGCAACAGCTGGCTTCCAATCCAGCTGTGCTGATTACATGTTCCTGGATAGGCAGTAA
- the LOC8082984 gene encoding uncharacterized protein LOC8082984, whose amino-acid sequence MCLAPAAATMAEAAADVLCPPGHHHSSPGDDQRQQPHGWPGRKPCRPRVDDDDAAAFGGSSKVRRPAGSSSSSSSAPVAIVIPVAAVKRRPSSSSWAAEEDYYGDDGEAAAFVPPHVALAARWRLSEGRAASSMCEGRGRTLKGRDLQSVRNAVLRMTGFIETA is encoded by the coding sequence ATGTGCTTagctccggcggcggcgactaTGGCGGAGGCAGCAGCCGACGTGCTATGTCCGCCGGGCCACCACCACAGCAGCCCGGGCGACGACCAGCGGCAGCAGCCGCACGGCTGGCCTGGCAGGAAGCCCTGCCGCCCCCgcgtggacgacgacgacgctgctGCGTTCGGAGGCAGCAGTAAAGTCCGTCGACCGgcgggctcctcctcctcgtcgtcgtcggcgccggTGGCCATCGTCATCCCCGTAGCCGCAGTGAAGAGGCGGCCATCCTCCTCCTCatgggcggcggaggaggactaCTACGGCGACGACGGTGAGGCGGCGGCGTTTGTGCCGCCGCACGTAGCTCTGGCGGCGAGGTGGCGGCTGTCGGAGGGGAGGGCGGCCTCGTCCATGTGCGAGGGGCGCGGCCGCACGCTCAAGGGCCGCGACCTCCAGTCCGTGCGCAACGCCGTGCTCCGCATGACCGGGTTCATCGAGACCGCCTGA